A section of the Flaviflexus equikiangi genome encodes:
- the pyk gene encoding pyruvate kinase: protein MRRAKIVCTIGPATSSREKVRELVEAGMNVARINASHGTHEDHEQTYANVRAAAEETGKAVAILVDLQGPKIRLGNFADGSVVLRNGDIFTITTEDILGDKDMVSTTFKGLPGDCHPGDEILIDDGKILVRVKEVNGPRVVTEVLVGGPVSNHKGVNLPGVAVSVPALSEKDKVDLEWALKLGADLIALSFVRSAKDIGDVYEVMDRVGRKIPVIAKIEKPQAVENLEEIVNVFDGIMVARGDLGVELPLEQVPIVQKRCIDLARRKSKPVIVATQVLESMITNPRPTRAETSDCANAILDGADAVMLSGETSVGQYPIECVQVMGDIISYTEEHSLENIAPLSGMRQTRNGVITRAALDIAEALDCRFAVTFTTSGLTARRLSRLRSPIPNIVFTPFESTRNALALSWGIEALIVPEVQHTDDMVNQVDQVLRDRGLAEVDERVVIVSGMPPGTVGSTNSIRVHKIGETLPGHERSNDED, encoded by the coding sequence ATGCGAAGAGCCAAAATTGTCTGCACCATCGGTCCTGCGACCTCGAGTCGAGAGAAAGTGCGCGAGCTGGTTGAAGCCGGCATGAATGTCGCACGAATCAACGCCTCCCACGGCACCCACGAAGATCACGAACAGACCTACGCCAACGTCCGCGCCGCGGCCGAGGAGACGGGCAAGGCTGTCGCCATCCTCGTCGACCTCCAGGGCCCCAAGATCCGGCTCGGAAACTTCGCTGACGGCTCTGTCGTCCTGCGCAACGGAGACATCTTCACGATCACGACCGAAGACATCCTCGGCGACAAGGACATGGTGTCGACGACGTTCAAGGGACTTCCCGGCGACTGCCATCCCGGCGACGAGATCCTCATCGACGACGGCAAGATCCTTGTCCGCGTCAAGGAGGTCAACGGCCCCCGCGTCGTCACCGAGGTGCTCGTCGGCGGCCCCGTCTCCAACCACAAGGGCGTCAACCTGCCCGGTGTCGCCGTCTCGGTTCCGGCACTGTCCGAGAAGGATAAGGTCGACCTCGAGTGGGCTCTGAAGCTCGGCGCGGACCTCATCGCGCTCTCCTTCGTCCGCTCCGCCAAGGACATCGGCGACGTCTATGAAGTGATGGATCGTGTCGGCCGCAAGATCCCTGTCATCGCGAAGATCGAGAAGCCCCAGGCTGTTGAGAACCTGGAAGAGATCGTCAACGTCTTCGACGGCATCATGGTCGCCCGAGGTGACCTCGGCGTGGAACTGCCGCTCGAGCAGGTCCCGATCGTCCAGAAGCGCTGCATCGATCTTGCGCGCCGCAAGTCGAAGCCCGTCATCGTCGCCACCCAGGTCCTGGAATCGATGATCACGAACCCGCGCCCCACGCGCGCCGAAACATCCGACTGCGCGAATGCCATCCTCGATGGTGCGGACGCCGTCATGCTGTCAGGTGAGACCTCGGTCGGCCAGTACCCGATCGAGTGCGTCCAGGTCATGGGCGACATCATCTCCTACACGGAAGAGCACAGCCTCGAGAACATCGCGCCGCTGTCCGGCATGCGCCAGACACGCAACGGTGTCATCACGCGAGCCGCCCTCGATATCGCTGAAGCGCTCGACTGCCGCTTCGCCGTGACGTTCACCACCTCCGGGCTGACGGCACGCCGGCTCTCTCGCCTGCGCTCCCCGATCCCGAACATTGTGTTCACTCCGTTCGAATCGACACGCAACGCCCTCGCCCTCTCGTGGGGCATCGAGGCTCTCATCGTGCCGGAAGTCCAGCACACGGACGACATGGTCAACCAGGTCGACCAGGTTCTGCGCGACCGCGGACTGGCCGAAGTCGACGAGCGCGTCGTCATCGTCTCGGGCATGCCGCCCGGCACGGTCGGCTCGACGAACTCGATTCGAGTCCACAAGATCGGTGAGACGCTGCCCGGCCACGAACGCAGCAACGACGAGGACTAG
- the lgt gene encoding prolipoprotein diacylglyceryl transferase: MYPLSIPSPSESVWMIGPLPLRAYAIAIIIGIVIAWWLLERRYQAKGGPAEVSLDIAVWMIGFGIVGARLYHVVTTPGPYFGENGDLSKILRVWEGGLGIWGAIALGAVGAWIGLKRRGLRMAPFADALAPGLLIGQAVGRLGNYFNQELYGRPTELPWGLEIDPENIVGGFPEGTTFHPTFLYELVWCLAGAVLLVALERRYNLRGGQSFWLYVMIYTAGRTWIENLRIDEAQIVAGLRLNVWTSIAMFLIATGFFIWRTRIVRADGFVDEIYDDTHTADGERDSHDAGPEAASGARSEDAAADASNED, from the coding sequence ATGTACCCTCTCTCCATCCCCTCACCGTCCGAAAGCGTCTGGATGATCGGGCCGCTGCCCCTCCGTGCCTACGCCATCGCCATCATCATCGGCATCGTCATCGCCTGGTGGCTGCTCGAGCGGCGCTACCAGGCGAAGGGCGGCCCAGCCGAGGTATCGCTCGATATCGCCGTCTGGATGATCGGCTTCGGCATCGTCGGAGCCCGGCTCTATCACGTCGTGACGACACCCGGCCCCTATTTCGGTGAGAACGGTGATCTGTCCAAGATCCTCCGCGTGTGGGAGGGGGGCCTCGGCATTTGGGGTGCGATTGCGCTCGGCGCGGTCGGTGCCTGGATCGGACTGAAGCGTCGGGGCCTGCGGATGGCACCGTTCGCGGATGCTCTCGCGCCCGGGCTCCTCATCGGGCAGGCCGTCGGCAGGCTCGGGAACTACTTCAACCAGGAACTGTACGGCCGGCCGACGGAGCTCCCGTGGGGTCTAGAGATCGACCCCGAGAACATCGTGGGCGGCTTCCCCGAGGGCACCACCTTCCATCCGACATTCCTGTACGAACTGGTGTGGTGCCTGGCGGGCGCCGTCCTGCTCGTCGCCCTCGAGCGGCGCTACAACCTGCGGGGCGGCCAGTCGTTCTGGCTCTACGTCATGATCTATACGGCAGGCAGAACGTGGATCGAGAATCTCCGCATCGACGAAGCGCAGATTGTCGCGGGCCTGCGCCTCAACGTGTGGACCTCGATCGCCATGTTCCTCATCGCCACCGGTTTCTTCATCTGGCGGACGAGGATCGTCCGTGCAGATGGCTTCGTCGACGAGATCTATGACGACACGCATACGGCCGATGGTGAACGTGATTCTCATGACGCTGGACCGGAGGCCGCGAGCGGAGCGCGCTCCGAGGATGCTGCGGCGGACGCCAGCAACGAGGACTAA
- the trpA gene encoding tryptophan synthase subunit alpha, which translates to MKAADKIDAARARGGAAFVAYLPAGYPDAQASADAAIAVVESGADIIELGFPYSDPGMDGSLIQAATQEALAKGFKMKQLFAIVEQVAATGAAVEVMTYFNPIFRYGVNDFARDFANAGGAGLITPDLVPDEAGEWIAAADAYDLDKIFLVAPSSRPERLQLVADSCRGFVYAASTMGVTGARATVDNRARQLVADTRAHGAERVCVGLGVSTGAQAAEIAEFADGVIVGSALIAALKDDPTLGKLRTLATDIAAGSHGES; encoded by the coding sequence ATGAAGGCCGCTGACAAGATTGACGCCGCACGCGCCCGCGGGGGAGCGGCGTTCGTCGCCTACCTCCCGGCGGGCTACCCGGACGCCCAGGCGAGTGCAGACGCCGCGATCGCCGTCGTCGAATCCGGTGCCGACATCATCGAGCTCGGGTTCCCGTACTCGGATCCGGGGATGGACGGGTCGCTGATCCAGGCGGCCACCCAGGAGGCACTGGCGAAAGGCTTCAAGATGAAGCAGCTTTTCGCGATTGTCGAACAGGTGGCGGCCACTGGGGCCGCCGTCGAGGTCATGACCTACTTCAATCCGATTTTCCGTTACGGTGTCAACGACTTCGCTCGGGACTTCGCAAACGCGGGCGGTGCCGGGCTGATCACGCCCGACCTCGTGCCCGACGAGGCGGGGGAGTGGATCGCCGCTGCGGACGCCTATGACCTCGACAAGATCTTCCTTGTCGCGCCCTCATCGCGCCCGGAGCGGCTCCAGCTTGTCGCCGACTCCTGCCGCGGCTTCGTCTATGCGGCATCGACCATGGGAGTGACGGGTGCCCGGGCGACTGTCGACAACCGTGCACGTCAGCTCGTGGCAGACACGAGGGCGCACGGTGCGGAACGCGTCTGTGTCGGTCTCGGCGTCTCGACTGGAGCGCAGGCCGCGGAGATCGCGGAGTTCGCGGACGGTGTTATTGTCGGTTCTGCGCTGATCGCAGCGCTCAAGGACGACCCCACCCTGGGGAAGCTCCGGACACTTGCCACCGACATCGCTGCCGGTTCCCACGGCGAAAGCTGA
- a CDS encoding HGxxPAAW family protein — translation METYRLPEATPFENHGRTVAGWTWAIGVCVGFLVAGIGLIVSPIMAWTGVALIVLANVVAFALHVTGRGQPTSLTQTAKGGDWYTN, via the coding sequence ATGGAAACATACCGCCTCCCCGAGGCCACCCCGTTCGAGAACCATGGCCGCACGGTGGCGGGATGGACGTGGGCGATCGGCGTCTGCGTCGGCTTCCTCGTCGCAGGCATCGGCCTCATCGTCAGCCCGATCATGGCATGGACGGGCGTCGCCCTCATCGTTCTCGCGAATGTCGTGGCCTTCGCGCTCCACGTCACCGGGCGGGGGCAGCCCACCTCACTGACTCAGACCGCCAAGGGCGGAGACTGGTACACGAACTGA
- the trpB gene encoding tryptophan synthase subunit beta, whose protein sequence is MSTGPYFGDFGGRYIPEALMAALDDLTEGWEKLKADPAFVAELAELSRTYTGRPSIITEVPRFAEHCGGARVILKREDLNHTGSHKINNVLGQALLTRSLGKTRVIAETGAGQHGVATATAAALLGLDCTIYMGAEDIRRQALNVARMRLLGAEVVSVHQGSNTLKDAINEAFREWVATVDTTNYIFGTAAGPHPFPALVRDLQRVIGDEAREQVRELTGALPDWVLACVGGGSNAIGTFTAFLDDVDVNLVGLEAAGDGIDTGRHAAPISIGEVGILHGAKTYLLQDEDGQTQDSHSISAGLDYPGVGPEHAHLAKTGRVRYLPVTDAEAMEAFSVLSRTEGIIPAIESAHALAGAMTIGKENPDATILVCLSGRGDKDVETAAAWFGLDGSATREVY, encoded by the coding sequence ATGAGTACAGGACCCTACTTCGGCGATTTCGGCGGCCGGTACATCCCCGAGGCCCTCATGGCCGCACTGGATGACCTGACGGAGGGATGGGAGAAGCTCAAGGCCGATCCCGCTTTCGTTGCGGAGCTTGCAGAACTGAGCCGAACCTATACGGGCCGCCCCTCCATCATCACCGAGGTGCCACGCTTCGCCGAGCACTGCGGCGGTGCCAGGGTCATCCTCAAGCGGGAGGACCTCAACCACACCGGATCCCACAAGATCAACAACGTGCTCGGTCAGGCTCTCCTCACCCGAAGCCTCGGGAAGACTCGAGTGATTGCGGAGACCGGTGCCGGCCAGCACGGCGTGGCGACCGCGACCGCCGCGGCTCTGCTCGGGCTCGACTGCACGATCTACATGGGGGCGGAGGATATTCGCCGCCAGGCACTCAACGTTGCCCGCATGAGACTCCTCGGAGCGGAAGTCGTCTCCGTCCACCAGGGTTCAAACACTCTCAAGGATGCGATCAATGAAGCATTCCGGGAATGGGTGGCGACCGTTGACACGACGAACTACATCTTCGGAACGGCCGCCGGCCCCCATCCCTTCCCCGCTCTCGTCCGCGACCTTCAGCGGGTGATCGGCGATGAGGCACGCGAACAGGTCCGCGAACTCACCGGAGCGCTCCCCGACTGGGTTCTCGCCTGCGTCGGCGGGGGATCGAACGCCATCGGCACCTTCACCGCCTTCCTCGACGACGTGGACGTCAACCTCGTCGGGCTCGAAGCCGCCGGTGACGGCATCGACACCGGCCGCCACGCCGCCCCCATTTCCATCGGTGAAGTCGGGATCCTCCACGGTGCGAAGACCTACCTCCTCCAAGACGAGGACGGTCAGACCCAGGACTCACATTCGATCTCTGCCGGCCTCGACTATCCCGGTGTGGGGCCCGAGCATGCTCACCTGGCCAAGACGGGCAGGGTGCGATACCTGCCCGTGACGGACGCTGAGGCGATGGAGGCATTCTCTGTCCTGTCACGGACGGAGGGGATCATTCCCGCGATCGAATCAGCGCACGCTCTGGCGGGTGCGATGACGATCGGGAAAGAGAATCCCGATGCCACGATCCTCGTGTGCCTGTCGGGACGCGGGGACAAGGATGTCGAGACAGCCGCTGCCTGGTTCGGACTCGACGGCTCGGCAACACGAGAGGTGTACTGA
- the trpC gene encoding indole-3-glycerol phosphate synthase TrpC, giving the protein MTVLDDIIAGVREDLAVREAHVPLDDIRALASRAVPALDARRALLAPGISIISEVKRSSPSKGALADIPEPGDLAIEYQGGGAAAISVLTEGRRFGGSLADLDRVREKVSVPVLRKDFVVTEYQIYEARAHGADLVLLIVAALSDAELARFLSITHDLGMTALVEVHDEEETRRAVAAGAQVIGVNARNLKTLDVDMTTFDRLAPLLPENVVKVAESGITGPADVLSYWRSGADAVLTGEALVKSGQPRQTIADMIRIVGEA; this is encoded by the coding sequence ATGACAGTTCTCGACGACATTATTGCGGGAGTGCGCGAGGATCTCGCTGTGCGCGAAGCGCACGTCCCTCTCGACGACATCCGTGCCCTCGCATCCCGCGCGGTGCCCGCTCTCGACGCACGCCGGGCACTCCTCGCCCCGGGAATCTCCATCATCTCCGAGGTCAAGCGATCCAGCCCGTCGAAAGGGGCTCTCGCCGACATTCCCGAACCCGGCGATCTGGCGATCGAATACCAGGGGGGCGGGGCGGCCGCGATCTCGGTTCTCACCGAGGGCCGCCGCTTCGGCGGGTCTCTTGCAGACCTGGACAGAGTGCGGGAGAAAGTCTCCGTGCCCGTTCTGCGCAAGGATTTCGTCGTCACCGAGTACCAGATCTATGAGGCTCGGGCGCACGGAGCCGACCTTGTTCTCCTCATCGTCGCGGCGCTGAGCGACGCGGAGCTCGCACGCTTCCTCTCGATCACACACGATCTCGGCATGACAGCCCTCGTCGAGGTGCACGATGAGGAGGAGACACGCCGCGCGGTCGCGGCAGGAGCCCAGGTCATCGGAGTCAACGCGCGCAACCTCAAAACCCTCGACGTCGATATGACGACGTTCGATCGTCTCGCCCCGCTCCTGCCGGAGAACGTCGTCAAGGTCGCCGAGTCAGGGATCACAGGCCCAGCCGATGTTCTCTCCTATTGGCGTTCAGGGGCGGATGCTGTGTTGACAGGAGAAGCCCTCGTCAAGTCCGGCCAGCCGAGACAGACCATCGCAGACATGATCAGAATTGTTGGTGAAGCATGA